From a single Miscanthus floridulus cultivar M001 chromosome 8, ASM1932011v1, whole genome shotgun sequence genomic region:
- the LOC136474826 gene encoding uncharacterized protein translates to MTDIISSIQFTGSSYMPSIVSSCHNPASIIDSSSRPAASLVHPSSGAEHHTMSVLSAIPLDLPAGMDIASMVLNASPTTLQNLDRIPTNIVFGQPHHPSNSSSMANRCTVDLPDIGNSVTAAPRSINFPFNLQGALPDDWRTTLPWDSLPCTTEVSTNYQSTKCYT, encoded by the coding sequence ATGACAGACATCATCTCCTCCATCCAGTTCACTGGCAGCAGTTACATGCCTTCAATAGTTTCCTCTTGCCACAACCCTGCGAGCATCAttgacagcagcagcaggccggctGCATCCCTTGTGCACCCCTCATCTGGTGCAGAACATCACACCATGAGTGTCCTCTCAGCAATCCCGCTTGATCTTCCAGCTGGGATGGACATTGCATCAATGGTCCTCAATGCATCACCCACTACACTCCAGAACCTAGATAGGATTCCCACAAACATTGTGTTTGGTCAACCACACCaccccagcaacagcagcagcatggCCAACAGATGCACGGTTGATTTGCCTGACATTGGCAACAGTGTCACCGCCGCTCCACGGTCAATCAACTTCCCATTCAACCTGCAAGGAGCACTGCCAGATGACTGGAGGACGACCTTGCCTTGGGACTCTCTCCCTTGCACAACCGAGGTCTCAACAAATTACCAGTCGACCAAGTGCTATACTTAG